The sequence ctctttctagagtccagcagtgaaaacagtccttggtgagagtgggaggagtctctgcagattttctgagccctggtcaggcagcggctttttgtgatctcctggataggaggaagaggagtccttatgatcttttccgccgtcctcagcactctctgcagagacttccagtctgaggcactacaggctccagtccagacagagatgcagttggtcagtaggctctctatagtgcctctgtagaatgtggtgagaatggggggagggagctgtgctgttTGCATCCGAcacaaaagtgcatgcgctgctgagcttttTTTACAAGAGCACAGCACAGTGTGTagagaccaggtcatattgtcagttatctgcacccccaggagcaggtgctgcttaccatctccactgctgtgccgttgatgaagagtggagtgtggctggactggtgcctccttaagtcgacgatgatctccttggtcttgtcgacgttcaggaccagtcaaccagatgtttcacctccctATAGTCTAtatcgttgttgtcacggatgaggcccactactgttgtgtcgtctgcatacttcacaatgtggttagtaatggacctggcgcagcagtcatgggtcatcaacgtgaacagcggcggactcaggacgcagccctgctcagggagatggcactggaggtgttgttgcccactctcacagattggggtgtgtctgtgaggaagtcaagcagccagttgcaaaggggggtactgaatccaaggtttgctcaccaagtacagcgggatgatggtgttgaacgccgagctgaagtccagaaacaacatccgcacgtgtgtgtcctttccttccagatgttctaacctcaggtggagtgcagaggagatggcgtcctctgtggagtggTTGGGCGGATAAGCAAAATAATGTGACTGGTTGTTATGTCATCCATAGTGTCAGTGAAGTGTACACAATGTATTTACAGTATCAGCTGTGTCCTCATGAGGCATTTTTCATCATTTCTCCACTCTCATAACAATAGTAAACATTATTTCTCCAGCAAGTTTATTCAagatgttttgaaaatgttttacaaaGACAACATCATCTCAGAGAGGGGGGCAAAAAGACAATAAACAGTATGTATAcagtacaataaaaaaaaatgaaggccGTTACAGAAATGAAAAGTATAcaacaaaatgttaaaaatgtttttgcatcTCATTAAAAATATTATACTGCATGTCCTCAAAATGCAcatatttttaaacaatgacaatGGTTGAAACAGTAAGCATGTTTTAATAAGTGCATTGGTTTTGCCTCTAGTGCCCCCCTTTGGTCATTTTAATAAGTGCAGCTTTGTGACTTCAGTACttgaacaaaagttttgggacagtTCAATGTGCACAAATGCATGGGCaggtgagtttggtgtggaataATGGAAATATAGTAACATTTGAATTCAAGATGTTATTTTTCCTCAGAAAATATACCCTTAAGAGAGCAaagtggtgttttttttgttttttgtttttttcgtttTTCACTAAACGTTAAAGTTCACCGATTATTGCAACAGCTTGGGAAGAAAGGCAAAATATTCACTCGCTTGGTTcttaataaacaacaacaaaaaataaaacgacGGAAGTTGGGCCAATTATTAACATTGAGTGGACTAAGACCTCCAGTACGTGTGTCTGTGCAAAATTCTGCTTTGCCCTTAAATTGGTGTGGACGAGTCAGTCCATATGTCGACCCCATCAGCAGCGTAAGTGGTATCACTTTTGGTCAGCCCATTACTTTTTTCCAATTGACCACACAAACAGTACACATTGAAATATGCAGACATTAAAGCACTTCCAAAACATTTCAATATTTCAAACATTAACAAGGTTAAGCGATCAACATTTTATGTTAAGGTTTAAAAGAAAGTAAAAGACAATataaatagatacaaataataaataagaaaatatgtaaaaagaaaaaaaatattcctCAAATAAGGTTAATATTTTAAGGGCTTTTCTATGTTTtaccaatattgtaataataaattgaaatgATTAAACCAATGATAGAACTTGGGTTTCCTTTTGcccttttgtacttttttttccaaTTGAACACACAAACAGTACACATTGAAATATGCAGACATATTAAAGCACTTCCAATACATTTCAATGTTTTAAACTTTAACAAGGTTAAGCAATCAACATGTTATGTAAAGGTTTAAAAACAAGTAAGACACAATATAAAAAGAtacacaaaataataatgaatacataaaaaaggtggcgacttgtccagggtgtacaccgccttccgcctgaatgcagctgagataggctgcagcgaccCTCcctcgaccccgaaagggataagcggtagaatatggatggatggataaaaaataagaaaatatgtaaaaagaaaacaattaatTCCTCAAATAAGGTTATATTTTAAGGGCTTTTCTACGTTTGACCAAGATTGTAATAATACATTGAAATGATTAAACCAATGATAGAACTTGGgtttccttttgcacttttttttttcaattgacagACATACTAAatcactagtggttagagtgtccgccttgagatcggtaggttgtgagttcaaaccccaaagactataaaaatgggacccactacctccctgcttgacactcaccatcaagggttggaattgggggttaaatcaccaaaaatgattcccaggcgcagccaccgctgctgctcactgctcccctcacctcccagggggtgatcaagggtgatgggtcaaatgcagagaataatttcgtcacacctggtgtgtgtgtgacaatcattggtactttaactttagctttattattaaaaggcatgttaaaaatagtgtttttattgACTGTGAGGGGCACCAATTGATTGTAATTAGTGTCAATGATGGGAGATACGAGTGTTCTGAGTTAAGGTTTCCTGAGTAGGTTACCTTACAATACATTtcaatatttaaaatattaacaAAGTTAAGCAATCAACATTTTATGTAAAGATTTAAAAACAAGTAAGACACAATATAGATGGatttgttttaaataataatacaaaataaaaaatatggaaaaagaacaaatacattcctCAAATAAGATTAATATTTTAAGGGCTTTTCTACATTTTACTAAGATTGTAATAATACATTGAAATGATTCAATCTTTTGGCCCATCAGTCTCGTGTTTTGGGCAATACTGACTGTACTGGTATCGGACGGGTGCCAAACATGTCCGTATCTTCGAAGTTACTAGAATCGGAGAGCAGGCTGACGCAACCGTGACGTCACAGGAGGCGGAGCCCGCCCGGGCTTTTAAATACATCTTCAGTCCCTCCAGCGCGCACAAGAAAACCTCCAAGCGCACCAGAATAAGTCCTCTTCTcttcaccaaaaaaaaagaaagaaaaaagaaagaaggtaTCTTCTCTGGTCGCACGGCCGCTATGATTAAGAAGATGTCCCCGTCCGAGAGCGACTATGACATCCCGGCGAAAAACTCCTACAGGATGGTCATCCTCGGCTCCACGAAGGTCGGGAAAACGGCCATCGTGTCGCGCTTTCTTACCGGCAGGTTCGACGAGCAGTACACGCCCACCATCGAGGACTTTCACCGGAAATTGTACAGCATCAAGGGGGACGTGTACCAGCTGGACATCCTGGACACGTCTGGCAACCACCCTTTCCCCGCCATGAGGAGGCTGTCCATCCTGACAGGTGAGCGTCaacctgattgattgattgaaactttttatgAGTAgagtgcacagtacagtacatattccctacaattgaccactaaatggtaacacccggatacctttttcaacttgtttgagtcggggtccacgttaatcaattcatggggtGTGTtcaattgacaaaaaaaaaaaagtacaaaaggaAACCCAAGTTCTATCATTGATTTAATCATTTCAATTTATCATCACAATCTTGGTCAAACGTAGAAAATCCCTTAAAATATAACCTTATTTGAGGAATTATTTACATATCCATCCATTCTCACAGGCGACGTCTTCATCCTGGTCTTCAGTCTGGACAACCGCGACTCCTTCCGCGAGGTGCAGCGTCTCAAGCGTCAGATCCACGAGACCAAGTCGTGCCTGAAGAGCAAGATGAAGGAGCACGTGGACGTGCCGCTGGTGGTGTGCGGCAACAAGGGCGACCGCGAGTTCTCCCGCGAGGTGCAGCGCGAGGAGATCGAGCAGCTGGTGGCGGGAGAGGACAAGTGCGCCTACTTCGAGATCTCCGCCAAGCGCAACGAGAACGTGGACAAGATGTTCCGCGCCTTGTTCGCCCTGGCCAAGCTGCCGCACGAGATGAGCCCGGACCTCCACCGGAAGGTGTCGGCGCAGTACTGCGACATGCTGCACCGGAAGTCGCTGAAGAGCAAGAAGGTGAAGgagtcggggggtgggggggaggcgTACGGGATGGTCACGCCGTGCGCGCGCAGGCCCAGCGTGCACAGCGACCTCATGTACATCAAGGAGAAGGCGGTGGGGGGCGGACACGGCAAGGACAAGGACAGGTGCGTCATCTGTTAGCCCCTTTTGGGACGACGCGGCTCCGTTGCCATGGACAcacgccacaaaaaaaaaaaaaaggagaacttTTGACTGTGACGTCATCGTGCATCGGCGTCGAGTGGACATGTTTACAGCTTGTGAAATATTTTATAACTTGAGTATCTCTTGCGATCAGAACTATTTTTTCGTAAATGTCTATTTATGATTGTCGTTGtcacattttttttgtgaaacaaacctgaaaatggaattaaaaaaaactcagaAATATGACTTGCATCCTTTTGTTATTGAAGTGCAACATAATACTAGAGCAGCGCCTCAAATTACGAGCTTAATTGATGGAAACCTCGTATCTCCCATCATTGACACTAATTACAATCAATTGGTGCCCCTCACAGTcaataaaaacactatttttaacatgccttttaataataaagttaaagtaccaataattgtcacacacacactaggtgtggcaaaatcattctctgcatttgacccatcacccttgatcaccccctgggaggtgaggggagtagtgagcagcgacggtggccgcacccgggaatcatttttggtgatttaacccccaattccaacccttgatgctgagtgccaagcaggaaggtaatgggtcccatttttatagtctttggtataactacCGTTTTTGATGAGACATATTTAGGACTGccatataatcggccgataaatgctttaaaatgtaatatcggaaattatcggtttcaaaaagtaaaatgtatgactttttaaaaacgccgctgtgtacacggacgtaaggagaagttcagagcgccgttaaaccttaaaggcactgcctttgcgtgccggcccagtcacataatatctaaggcttttcacacacacacaagtgaatgcaaaccatacttggtcaacagccatacaggtcacactgagggtggccgtataaacaactttaacactgttgcaaatatgcgccacactgtgaacccacgccaaacaagaatgacaaacgcatttcgggagaacatccgcaccgtaacacaacataatacacaacagaacaaatacccacgaagatgcaggatttgctttcacatttaagtggtgaaacttcctataagaggacagctgtagtgctgtattctgaagATCATGTCAtaattaatttgaacttttttttttttaatggtcctcagtagtcacgtacacatttgtgtgaattatgcaaaatgatttaaatttggtccccatgaaccatattaactctttttccccagggtccccagtaagaatgatcagcacattacttcatcaatccagagatttaaagacgtgtatgagctaactgggcagtggccattctACCTAAAAAAATTTtgtgcctccacaacctgtagaaagggtggtccccacaagtgatgatcaaaaacttggtccccattccaaatgataactagtaagtgtgtgtgtgtgtgtgtgtgtgtgtgtgtgtgtgtgtgagagagagaaagcGTGTGTAAGACCCACAGCTGTGTGCTGATCAGTAACACTATGCGCTCGACTTCTTTTTGCATGTATAATAAGGAAGAATATGAATACCAGCTCCCATGGTTGTTCCAATTTGCATTTAtctgaataaaacatgttttcttcaTCCCCGACGAGCCTGCAGGAACATTTAAGAAACTTAAGAATGCGAAGGTTTTAGACACAACATTTTAGACCCAGAAGGTGGAAGTTTGCTCCAAAACATCTAAAGCAGAAGAAGTTATAATAAACAGAGTTGATGCTTTTATACAATTCAATGCATAAACAAAAGGTAATTCAAATTTGCAACCTAGAATATACAATAAATATTAAACAGAATctgtttaatatttaatataatatctGTTTAGCAGATGCATACATGCTAATAACCCATGCATTGTTATACTCAATAATtgtaatttgatttatttataaTTACATATTTTTTCAATTCTTGTTTGTCTTTTCTCTCTTTGTTTTGTAATataccatttttatttatttatacttgtCATTATTGCATGGTACATGTATTTGCGTTATATTTTGCACCGCATTTTGTGTATTTGTctcataaatattaaaaaaaaacaacaacaataagacGCTTGAAATCTAAGCCTGGGCAACATGGCCTCAAAATAAAATCTCAGATTTTTTCTCAAAACATTCGATtaacgattttttttttactttactttttaaagaaacaattGAATACAAATGTCAGAGATTATTCAAAACAAGTGTTGCTTTTTTTTTGGATCAaaaactagtaccgtatttttcggagtataagtcgcaccggagtataagtcgaaaatgcataataaagaaggaaaaaaacatatataagtcacactggagcccggccaaactatgaaaaaaactgtgacttatagtccgaaaaatacggtagtttgaaatGACAGTACTTATCTTAATAGTattagcaaaataattttttataaagtcaatcaatcaatcaatgtttatttatatagccctaaatcacaagtgtcttaaagggctgcaaAGTGGGTTGTTTTTAGAACcgaactaataaaaaaaaaataaccaagTGAATCAGATTAATTCTATCTGTTGTAGCTAATTCTGGCATATTTGCTGTGATCTTTTTGCTCATATGTGGATCAATATGCATAATCTGATACAATATTCAATATAGAGCTTCCTGGGGATTGCATAACTTCTGTCTTAGTACTTCTGCAAAGAAAAGTGCAGCATATCATTGCacgcaaataaaaaaaactcacatTTTGAGATCGATAAAGTACAAACTTAaatcttctgtcttgaataaaagaCTCAGTAGTTTTAATGATTGGATAAAAAACAGGCTTTTCCACTCTATCATGGGCACCACATATTTAGCTAAGTGCAGAGCGAATGCTTCAGTGATGGTTTTCCACTGAGCTTCTTTCTTACGATACATGGTTTCAATGATTCTGATTTTGAATGGGAGTTTGTTGTTGGTTGCTACGGTCTTGTTCGCCTCGTAAAAACTTGCATTTCCCGCTCTCGGCTTAACGCTTAGATATGagatgctggaataagtttgttgtgctgctgccttttttcaaacaaactaggcagtagagatgcgcggataggcaaatatttcatccgcaaccgcatcagaaagtcgtcaaccatccgccatccacccgatgtaacgtttgaatagaactgcatccgcccgccatccgcccgcacccgcccgttatatctaatatagacgatgcaaggcattagtgaggcacctgccaactactccgattttcccgtaattcgtacggttttcatcaacctattccgggtttttcattaattaaaaaaaaaaaagggtgaaaactacgcgaattgcaccttgtgcagacaagatttttcgatcggacacggaggaattagcgatgtaaaagaccacgttgggacaaaaaaacacaagtctaatgccgttgctagcgatacaagtggaaaactttcaacgtttttcgtcgcccaaacagattctttggatgtgataaatgccgaagttttatttacggaggcaataattgagcatggacttccaatcgcactggctgatcacatgggacagttaaatgtttgtaatgcaacctttaaaaatcattacgcggtgatcgcggtcccaaaaataaacttttcttgcatgataatgtccagaaaaattcgctttatattactatagagtccttttaacgaatgagtttgatggtttatcacaaaccttaaatgaaagaagtcctttgttcgcaccatgcaccatgttcgatgtcccggttttatgactgtcgtagacgtacacagcgtcgcagctcttgcaactcacgtagccagcattgctgtcatcctgatttacaacctcataaaaacgagtccacgctgaacttttctggccttttttttccctggtctttagtattcccttttttagtttgtcgcgtaccacgtttgctgccggtgttgccattttttttttcttcttctgatgtggcgtgctgcaggtgcctgctgataaataattgcctgtttcaaagagtgctgctcgtttttcgtatgtggctaacaacatttaactatgtatatatatttccgaattggtttaactgccacctgcaaaaaaataaaaataaaataaaaaaaatctcattaatccgcctgacccgacccgcggcgcggataaaatcttatttatttaaatttcatccgcccgatccgcggataatccgccgaatccgcggttgtgtccgcaaaccgcgcatctctactaggcaGCGTGCAGTCAGGTGTGTTGCTGCAAATCCAAACCACTGAAAAACACTTTTCTTTGGAAACGAACGCCTCgctctcgttagcattagcattagccatgttttgctatgCGCGTGAATCTCCGCTAAGGAAGTAAGGGGGAGGTTGCAAGCTACGGAGGCTCCTGCAGACAAAAAATTACGCATCAAAAGGAGAaaaacagttgttgtttttttttaattgtctgcaACGAAAAACTAGAATTTTTcgataaaatcgattttttttttttgcccaggcCTGCTGGAAACCGATGAAACTTGTAAAGGAGTAATTGGACAAGGCAATAATAAAAAATGATGAAATAGAATAATGATCCAAATATTGTATCGATACCGAGGGCAGAATATCAGTATAGGATCAACACTAACCTGAAGAGGTTGCTATTTTTCAATTCTCTTCTGTTTATTTATCACACATTTCGGGTTTTTTGGTTGTGTTGttcagttccatccatccatccatttgctaccgcttattcccttcggggccgcggggggcgctggagcctatctcagctacaatcgggcggaaggcggggtacaccctggacaagtcgccacctcatcgtagggccaacacagatagacagacaacattcacactcacattcacacactagggccaatttagtgttgccaatcaacctatccccaggtgcatgttttttggaggtgggaggaagccggagtacccggagggaacccacgcagtcacggggagaacatgcaaactccacacagaaagatcccgagcctgggattgaaccccagactactcaacaccttcgtattgtgaggcagacgcactaacccctctgccaccgtgctgcccttgttcagttcagttcagtttatttcgaacatgcatgcaatacaattacaatgtaatgcatcacatgctTCCAGTTGTAACTTGTTCATTTAGTTACATTGTGGATACAGTGAACTGCTGAGtagattttgcttttattttggtattttGCTCAATTTAGCTCAAACAAAAGGGATGGTATACgtattattttgttaacattaTTACTATGCATTATCTCACATTGTTGTATATTTGTATTGTTAAATTGTTCACTTGTGAAGTTGTTGATTGTTTGCCTGAAATATTTGTTTGGTGTCTTTTTGTGATTATTAACAATAATTAACAAATCAAAAGCAAGCTTGAGTAGGAAGTATTAGTATTTGCATTGTTATCTGTTATAATGtccatagaccagtggttctcaattattttatgacgctgtgttttttttatcttttgaCAAGTTTAAGTTTGtgtagtttaaaaaataaataataataattgtgaggCGTACATGAACTTCACTCACGATTATGACAGAATTGACGGGGCAGATTTTGTACTAcaacaagttttaattgtgatgagatcaGAATTTTCTGGGGAAAAATGCCAGAGCAGACCTATTTCACAGGGAAGGAAATGACACTATCAACAGCACAAGAGCACACAGACGCACCCCGCCTCCTTCCGTCTCTCTCCGTCTAATGATTTCTCTTCAGCTCCTTGCCGATGTTAATGTGGGTGTTTTTTTGTTactgttttaaatgtttattgtGGCAATaaagttgttaaagttaaggatgtttgtgacttctgtgtgtgtgtttgggcatGTGTTGATCCAACAGagaaatttgacccatcactccaATGTCATGGTTGTTTGATatgcagtactgtatagcactttgttgtgttcaaagtgtacaaaccctcactaaaatatggacttttgtcgaggctgaaaCCCATTATTCATACAGCGCAGAgaatatacatttttggcaggGGTCCCCCCGAAGAAATGTGATGCTCCCCCTTAAATATATTTCTGCTGCTGGGTCGGCTCCTCACATCACATTTTCTTTCATCCAATGGAACGTTGTTGAGTTAAATTTGATGCATATTTTCTGCTAAAATAAATTCATGATATAAAAATTTGtttgtgtgcaaaataacaaatgtaaCATAATTAAAGCATACATTTGTAAACCTTTTTCAATTGGAGCTCAAACTGTATGTGTGACATGCGAGACTAGCTGCATGCCACAAGTGACAGTGAGTACTTCTCGggaaatttgccattatattcATATCAGTGACagggcaggaaggggctaggaatacattTTATTCCTAAAATGTAATATGAAGCGTACTGTAATtcattaatttatattttatctTCATGCAAAACGGGGACCCCAACAGATTACGGGGCCCTATGTACAGCGTATGATATGTGTATAGGGAGAGgcgtgtgacgatctgtcacaaaatttctgtttgtgcttccatccatccatccatccattttctaccgcttattcccttttggggtcgcggggggcgctggagcctatctcagcttcctTGTTGTGTTTATTTTCTATCAGCTCTTATTTTGATTTCCATTTTCTGCATGTCTCCGCTGAGCgctgttttcccctcacctgctgctgacTAGGCAGCCTTGCCACACCTGGTGGTAATTACCAGGCGGCTATTTATGCTTGCCTCGCGggctcctcagtgctcgaggattgattTACGTTTGTGAAATGTTGCATGCAAGACTGCTTTCTCCTCTGTTAAttatattaaaatcatcttacctgctccccactctcctggttcctgcatcttggggtcactacaACTGCAGCCATGCAAACTACTGACAGGGCGGCGCTgaatttcattgtaaacattccataaggcaCTCCTTTATCCCATCTCCCATATATAATGACAATAAGACCACCTTTTAAAATATTTCCTCGCCTAAAATATTTTGGATCACAAGTacacaaaaatatacaaataatatgtctgcatgtaccgtatttttcggagtataagccgcaccggagtataagtcgcacctgccgaaaatgcataataaaaaaggaaaaaaacatatataagccgcactggagcacggacaaactgtaaaaaaaaaactgcgacttatagtccgaaaaatacggtatattaaataaatatataatacaacTGGACTCAAAATTAGGACAAGATAAAAATGTGAATTCAACATTTTACTACCTTACTTGGTGTTTGTTTACACCTGAACTATTTCAGTCCAATCGGGTGGCGTGCACATGCCTGCAAATTTGTAGTCAAATTGCTCACAAAAACGCCTCGCAATGACGAATTGTTTCACTTAAAAAAAGAGGCAAATCCAAAGACTCGACTCGTTCACGAACGTCACATTTCTAATTCAGACAATTGTCACTAAATAAGTGTCTGGTTGGTTTGTATTCTGTTTCTGCGGTGATATTGCCAATtactggcctggcatgcatattaCAGCAGAAATGATGTGGTTGCAAAGCAGATTTTTACATCCAGTAATAAAAGTCGAaagtaatgaataataacaaaaaaattacaaatcaAACTTAGATTTTGATTGGAATCTTTTATGGAGTCATTCTTCCCTATCAACAGGCGGTATCTATAATTGCAATAAAGTGTGAGATGAGCTGAGGACCATGCATGAACAGTTCTTGACTGAACAATTAAATATGTCCTTGTGATAATTACAGCATGCATGCTCTTACACAACATTGTCATTAGCAGACTCAACTGTGACAAAACGATAGAGTCTTTTTGGTCGGCCTGGTCTGTGTCGTCGCTCTTAATCTGTCATGTATTTACGTTGCAGCCGAGCGTTACAGCCCCGCCATTATGATTACACAGTGACATAGTAACTACTGTACAGCTTCCGCTGCAAATTAATAATTGTCTGAAAGGCTTTTCCAtctaaggttaaaaaaaacaaagtcaaaACTTAAGGGTTAACAATGTTGAAGTATTTTTTTAAGCATGAAActaatatacatgtatttattatttttaagaaTGGTATTGTGAAAAATAATACCACGGAccagaaaaaaacaaacttttaaagCAGTGACTACAGGTAtacaaaaactaatattttttcagatataataaaacaatatttacaaTTGAAACATACATTGAAATTAACGTGCAAACCGAGACTAACAATCACAGCACACTGTATTAACAGGCAAAGTCTTATATTCTATAGATTTACTATACATAGAATGAAATATTtcaagactgtatttatgttcctCCATGACTTTATTTCAATGGTTTCACAAAAATACAACATGCCTTGTcctttaacattgctttaaaaaacaaaaacaaaacaaaaaacaataaaaatcatTAAGAATAAATGTTTGAATGATTTCGCTATTCAAGAATATTCTAGAGAAAAGTTAGAAAAAacaaaaggcaaaattaaaggttAACAATGTTGAAATAGTTATTCAACCCtgagacagaaaataaacaaataaaaaagtaaaataatatttacaataaataaataaatacatttaaattaacATGCAAACAGGGACTAATAATAACAGTATACTGTATGAACAGGCACATCTcagtaaattaaaatatattacaaaagTCTTATATTCTATACATTAACTATGCATAGAATTAAATATTTCAAAACGGTATTTATTTAAAACAGCTCCCATCTCTACATATCCTTATGCATATCATAATCACATTTCATAATTTAAGTAGAGATGGTTTACTTACAT is a genomic window of Nerophis lumbriciformis linkage group LG11, RoL_Nlum_v2.1, whole genome shotgun sequence containing:
- the rasd1 gene encoding dexamethasone-induced Ras-related protein 1, yielding MIKKMSPSESDYDIPAKNSYRMVILGSTKVGKTAIVSRFLTGRFDEQYTPTIEDFHRKLYSIKGDVYQLDILDTSGNHPFPAMRRLSILTGDVFILVFSLDNRDSFREVQRLKRQIHETKSCLKSKMKEHVDVPLVVCGNKGDREFSREVQREEIEQLVAGEDKCAYFEISAKRNENVDKMFRALFALAKLPHEMSPDLHRKVSAQYCDMLHRKSLKSKKVKESGGGGEAYGMVTPCARRPSVHSDLMYIKEKAVGGGHGKDKDRCVIC